AGCGGCTTGGGTAGTGCCGGCCGCTGCCGTCGCCTGAACGCACGAAAGCGGCCCCGGTCTCTCTGGTGGGAGAGGCCGGGGCCGCAGTGTGTCAGGGGGCGGGGTTAGTCAGCAGCGTCCGCCTCGACGGCCGTCTCATCATCGGTCGATTCCGGGACGTCCGGGCCCGGATCCGGGAACGGCTCGTCCGGGACGTCGGCCGCGGCGTCAGGGGTCACATCCTCGACGTCGTCATCCTCCGGCACCGGCAGCACGCCGGTGTAGCGCTTCCCGGCGAGCTCGACGACGGCGGGATCCGAAAGGCTCGGGGCGAGGGCGAGGGCGGCCAGGAAAATGGTCGACCCCGCTGAGCCCACGGCCGCGATCAGGATGGTCGGCCAGTCGAAGTCGGACAGCAGTACTCCGCTGGCCGTTGCAGCGGCCACATACTGGCCGAACTGCCTCACGCCACGCTGCAGAGCGACTGACCACCACGGACCGCCGTCGGTCGTGGGAAGGCCGGCGAACGCCGACGCGAGCGCCCCGACGACCGTGAAGCCGACCGTGAGCGCGGTTGTCCGCCAGACGCCCGCCGGGTCAGCGAGGAGGGCAGGGAAGGCCGGAACGAGCGCGGCGATCGCGGTCCGCGCCAGGGCGCCGGCGACGAGCCGCCAGAACGCCACAGTGAATAGACGAGACATGATGATGCTCCTCAGTGGTTGTTCGGTTCGGTGGGTGAGGCTCCGAGGCAGGGGTAGCTGCATTCGGCCCCCTCGGGTGCGGCTTCGTAGCCGTAGGGCAGGCCGCTGTCTCCCGGGCAGCAACGGTTCTTCCCGCGGTAGTCGCCGGCGGTGTGCACGGGATGCTCACCATCGGTAATCGCTTGGCCGCAGTGCTTGCACTTCGCGGTCACAGCGCAGCCTGGTACTGCTTGGTGAGGCCAAGGACCGCGGCGGTGTGGGCGGCGATCGTCGCCCGGGTCGCCGCTGAGGCCTTGGTCTTGGCCACCTGCTTGTCCGGGTAGGCGAGCGGGGTCGTCCAGGTGATCCCGGTCGGATGGATGCCGGCGCCGGCCGTCTCGATCGCCAGCTGCGCCGCGAGCATCAGGATCTGGCCACGGCGGACGTGGGAGTCGAAGCTGACCAGCGTCGCCGAGGTGATCTTGCGGGCGATCAGCAGCGGCAAGCTGTAGCGGGCGTTTCCGACCGTCGAGGAAGCCTTCGTCTCAGTCACGATCCGGTCGGCCGCAACCCCGTTGGCCAGCAGCCAGTCGCGCATCCACACCGCCTCGCTCTTGCCCTGGCGCACGACGCCACCGGTGACGATCACCAGCGACTTCGGGTTCAGCTGCAGGCCGGCCAGCGCGACGGTCAGCCGCTGCTTCATCTGCGCGATCGTTCCGCCCAGCACCACGTACGCATGGCCAGAGTCGGACACGACCCGCGGCTTGTAGTCGGGCTGCACACCCTTGGTGAACCGCTCCATCTCGGCCAGGAAGATGCGCCACAGCTTCACATCGGACGGCGCCCTAACACCGAACAGTGCCAGCGGCTTCGCCCAGCTCTTGCCCTTCGCGTAGGCGGCCAGGATCCGGCCCAAGAACTCCGCGGCCGGGATCAGCCGGGCGACCCTGGTCCACCCGCGCGACCGCATGTAGGGCGCGACCCAGCCGACGGCCTCCCCCTTCTGCCGGCCCTTCCTGCCGCCCGTTGACTTGCCGAGCTCGTTGTTCCGCCAAGACAGCCACCGCTTTCCGCCGCGGCCAACAAGGATGGCGTGGCCGGGCCCGGTCATCGCATCGGCTGGCTGTAGCGCCGCGGTGAGCTCGCCCAGCGTGTCGTATCTGCTCACGTCGATCTCGCGGAACAGCCCGGTCGCGACCAGCACCTTCACGAGGTTGCCTGAGAAGAGAGTGATCTTCCGCCAGGCGGAGACGGTCAGGCCGGCGACGAGCATCACGGCGAAGACCATGAACGAGCAGTCGCTGGACCGCCAGGCCCGCCACATGCGCTTCGCCTCGTCGAAGACTTCGCGCCGCTGGTTCTGTTCCTGGGCGTAGCCGGTGGTGTCCGGAATGGACTCGGCGGCCGCCAGGATCGACTCGACATTCAGAGTTCTGGGCATGGTGAAGTGCCCTCCTTTCGAGAGGGTCGAGGTGGAGTTGAGTCAGGCTGCGGGGTTCCGCAGCGGGCAGTCGGAGACGTGCTGTTCGACGGCGCGCTTCATGGCGTCGGCCTGCTCCTCGCGCAGGGCTGCCACGGCCCGGCGGTCTTGGCGGGCATCGGTCCGGACCCCAGCAATGTCCTTGCGGAGGTCCCTGGTCTCGGAGTGCAGGCCGCCGATGTCCTCACGGATCGACTCGACTGCGGCCAGATGATCGGCGCCCAGCTTCGTCAGACCCTCGGTCAGCGCGGTGCTGAGCCTGTCGAGGTCCTCACGCAGGTTCGTGGTGTGAGTGTTCGCGACCTGCTCCTTGATCGCGGTCACGTCCTGCCGTGTGCGTCGCTGGGTGAGCCACGTCACCAAGGCCGGGACACCAACCACGATCACGGTCGCGATCAGCCATGCCCACCAAGGGGTTCCGGCAGGGGCAGCAGGCATCAGACCTCCAGCTTCGCGAGTCGGGCTTCGATGGCGACCAGGCGGCCAGTGAGGTCCTCGATCTGGCGCTGCTGCGCCTGGGCGAGCACGACAAGGCCGGCCGTGATCCGGTCGTAGGCGACACCAGCAAGCTCTTGCGAATAGTCGCGGGTGACGAAGACCGGGGCGACCTCCTCCACCTCCTCAGCGATGAACCCCGGAACCCAGTCGAGCTGATAGGCCAGGCACTCCTCAGCAGTCGCCGTGTCGGGGTCGAGGTGATGGTCCAGTACCTCACCCTTGTCGAACCACTTCCGGGGCCGGAGAGCGAGCACCTGGTCGGGGGTCACGTCCAGGTCCTCATATGCGATCTTGAACCGGCGCAGCGACGTGTTCCGCTGAAGGGTGCCCATGCCATCAGCGCCGATGCTCGCGAATCGGCACGTTGCCGTGTTCGTGGTCGGGTTGTCCTTCACCTTGACTTGCCTGGTGTAGAGGTAGACGCCGTCGAGGGAACCAGTCGGGTCGGTGTCGATCCGGAACGAGGACGCGCCCGCGTTCACCGCGATCGGGTAGCCGCCAGTCGCGATGTCGACGCCCTGGTCGCCGCTGATGGCGACCTTCCCGTCGGTGTTGAGCTGCAGGTCCCCGAGACCGTACAGGGTGATCGCATCGGTCGGCCCTTGCGGGTAGATCGAGCCGACCTTCGTGCCGGCGGTGTTGTAGAAGTCGAGGAGGCCGGCGGGCACCATCGCGATCCGCTTCCCGGACGCCGCCGTCTGCACAGTGCTGCCGGTGACGGTGGAGCCGGTGATCGTGCCACTGAACGACGCATCGACCGCTGCCAGCTTGCCATCGGTGCCAACCTTCGTCTTCTCCCCGCCGCCGGAGTCGTAGCCGTGCAGGCCGCTCGAGTTGAGGACGACCCTTTGGCCGGACGCCGCCGTCTGAATGTTCGGCGAGGTGATCAGGAAGCTGTCGAGTGCACCAGCCTTGATCTTGTCCGACTCGATCGCGCCCGCCGCAATCTTCGCCGCCGTGATCGCGCCCGCCGCAATCTTCGCCGCCGTGATCGCTCCGGCAGCGAGCTTCTCTGCGGTGATCGCCTCTGCGGCCAGAAGCTCCGTGATGATCGTGCCGGCCGCGATCGTCAGTGATGCGTCGAACACCTGCACATCCCATGCCCCACCAACGCGGCGACGCACCACGCCGCCGTCCTCAAACCACCACGAGTTCTCCGGAATCACCTCGCCGACGGCGGGCGGGTACTCGTCGGTGTAGACGCGAGGCCGGTTCGCCAGTTCACCAGCCAGTCCGGTGTCGTCCAGGACGGACTTCGGGGTGCCGTACATCAGGTCGGAGATCGGCGACGACTTGTCGGCCTGCGACACGGTCACCAGGCCGACCACATACTCGACCCCGACCGCTCCGGGGAGCACCACGACCCCGCCCTGAAGGGTGCTGATAGTCGAGACAGCCGTGGCATCCGAAGGGAACTCGACCAGCGCAGCATCAACGTCAGCCTTCGCAGCCATGTGGACCACGATGTGGCTGAAGTCGACCGGCTGCTCACCATCGAAGCCACCCAGCCACGACACCACCAGCGTGTAGATCGCCGCGGTCACAGACGCCCCGATCGGCCTGGCCGGATCCGGCCCATCCAGCACGACCAGGACCGTCGACCCGTCCTCCTGGACGCCGATCTGTGCCATCGTGGTCTCGGTCAGGACCGGGTTCCCGTCAGCGTCAGTCTCCTCACCCTCGACCAGGGCCACCACGTCAATCGACCCGACCAAAGCCGACGCCGACATCTGCGGCGCAGTGTGCGCCCCGGCCGCCTGAGCAGACAGCTTGGCGATCATCCTCGCCAGATCATCAGCTGCGCTCATTCGCCCACCTTGTCTGCCCGGGCCACCGTCAACGTCACCGTCTGCGGGGCCACCTCGTCCCATTCCCGTTCCAAGATCCGCACCCACACCTCGATCGGGCCAGCCCATCCCGAGTCGCCAGACAGCAGCACCTCATCGCCGGGCACCAAAGCGCCGATCCGCGCCGAAGGCCCATCAGTCACAACGACCTTCTCGACGTCGTCAGCAGTGCCAGCGAGCAGCTTCAGCAACGACTTCGCGAGCCTCTCCGCGGCCGCCGATCGCGTGATCGTCTCCTGGTTGTGCAGATACACCCGGCGAAGCCGTGGCGGCGCGGCGATCAGCTGCCGCGACTGGATCTTCTTCGGCCCATCACCGGCGCCCAGGACGAGCACCTCGGATGCGTACTGCGCCGGATCGACCGAAGGCACCTCGGTGACGTTCTCACCAATCACCAGCCGCACATCCGGGTTACGCCGGCCCAGCCTCGGGGAAGCCATCAGCAGCGCGTGCTTCACCACGCCGCCCTCAACCCAGTGCCGCTCCCGGTACTCGATCTTGCCCTCGGTCAGCAGCGTCGTCTGCGCGGCCGCGAGATCAGCGGTCGCATAGGACGCCAGGACGAACGGCTCCGCGGCCGTCTTCACCGTCTTCTTCCCGCGCTTCGTCTTGCCGTACACAGCCGGCGTGCCGACCGTGGTGCCCGTCGACACGGCCGGCACCGACAAGCCGATGTTGCCGGCATGATGCGACTGGACCTGGAGCCACATCGCGCGAAGGATCTTGCCCGGGTCGGTGTGGACGTAGGACAGCGCCTTGTCCGTCCACGGCATGCCGGCGATGTAGCCCGACCAGCCGACACACTTCACGGTCAGCTTCGAGTTCTCCGAGGTGACCCCGTTGATGTCGACGATGCCGGCGGCCAGGATCTGATCCTCGGTGCCGACATAGACCGCGGTCTGCCACGGCACGAACAGGCCCACATCGATCGACTCCGGTTCGAGCGTCAGCGTGATCTGCTGCGGCGCCGTCAACGGATCGACGATCGGGCACGACGTCGCCGGCACCTCGGTCCGCAGACCAGTCTCGGTGCCGTCCCCGTTGAGGCGGGCCAGCCAGATCACAGAGTCTCGATCCACTCGATGTCGAGATCGACCGACGAGCCGGAGTCGACCAGCACCGAAGACGATCCGGAGTCCCGCTTACCGAGCAGGTCGATGGTCACGGTCTGGCCGCGCATCGTCGCCGGAATCGTCACCTGGTCGGTGACCCGCAGCGCGATCCGGGTCGTCCCACCCGAGGACGGCGTATCGACCTTGTTGCGGCCCGTCGTCACCACATCAGCTCGGCCAGTCCCGATCCGGACCAGCACCGAGCCGATCATGTTCGACCCGGGCTGCGACACCCCATCCCACGAGGCCCGGACCAGCGCCTTCGTCGCCCACGACGGGACCGCGATCTGCCACGACCCGGCGTCCGGCCACCTCGTGTCAGACGTGCCAGTCAGCGACTGCGACGACGCGACCTGGAGCACCTTCAGATCCCGGCGGGCACGAGCCCTGGCCAGCACGCGGGCGTCCGAAATCATGCCCGCGGTGATCGCCGACGCGCCGTTCGGCACAGTCAGCTTCGCCAGCTGCAGGTAAGGCTTCGTCGTCGGCAGCGCGGCCACCAGCTCGAGGACGGCATAGATCGCAGTTGCCCGATCGGGCGGGATCGGTTCGCCGGCGTACTGCGGGTCGGTGATCCGCAAGATGACGTACCAGATCTGGGTTGAGCCGGAAGTGTTCGCCGGCACGGTCACCGCGGTGGCCGCGTCGTTCGACGCGATGTAGGACTGGGAGCCGTAGGCGTCGCTGAACTTCGTCGGCACGAACGCCGAGCCGGCGGCCACGTAGACCAGCCCACCCGGGGTGCCGGCTGCTGTCACCTGAAGGTCGGACGGCTGCACCACGCCACCCTCACCAGAGGTCGCCGCGTAGGCGAGACGACGCAGCACCTCGGCAGACGTGGATCCGCCATCGACGAACCCGGCAGGCAGTAGAGCCATCAGGACCTCCTAGAAAATGAGCGCCGCGGGGCGCCAGCTGATCGTCGCCTTGGTGGTGCGACTCGTGTCGGTAGCGGTGAAGGTGAACTCAGCCGTGCCGGGCTGCAGCCGGCCAGTGAGAGTCGACTTCCGAGACAGCGTGCCGGCGACCGACGCGCCATCCATGAGCGCCGACCCGATCCAGGACGTATCGACGACAATCTGTGACCCGGCCTTCAGCACGAGCGCACCGAAGTCGAGCAGCCATCCGGGCCCCGCCAGTTTCAGGTTCGTGGCTGACCCGGTCGACGGGCCAGCGATCACGACCCGGAACGGCACAGCGGCCAGGCCGTCGACGGTGACCACGCCAGCACGTTCCGAGGTGACCGACCCGAGGATCCACGGCAGGACCGCGGGAAGAGTGAACCCGGTCGGTGCCGCTGATCCGGTCAACGACAACTCGGCCGACACCAGCGTGTCGAGATAGGCCTGCGCCTCCGCGTACTGCCACTTCGCCGACGCGTATCGGCGTCCCGGCTCGACCGGGTCACGGTGCAGCGGAGTGAAGTCGCGGCCGCGGCCCCGACTCCAGTAGGTGACACCGTGCCGGCACCAGCGAAGCACCGACGTCGCACCAGGGGTGGCCCGGACCTTGTCGGCGCGCCACGCTGCCCGAAGCCGGGCCAGCTCGCTGGCCGCATCCTCGGCGTCGACCAGCCAAGTGAACTCCCGGCTCGGGGGAGCCAGCTGGTCGCGCCCCATCAGCAGCTGATCAGCTCGAGGATGGTCCTGGTCCTGGACGCGAACAGTGACACCGCTGGTCACATCCCCACCGCTCAGGAGGCGCACCGGGGTGCCGAGCCCGAACAGGTACCCGTCGAGCTCGTACTGGCCTTCGCTCAACACGGTCATGCCGCGAGTCCCATCGCTCGCCGGCGCGACTCGGTCGCGACCTTGTCCATGATGGCCGCCGAGATCCGGTCTGCCTGATCCATGTCGACGCCGTAGAACTCGTTCTTGATGGTCGGCATCGACGCCCACTCGGCGCCGCCAGCAGATGGAGCACTCGCCGGCGGCACGGGGCCACCATCGGCGAACCGCAGCTGGCCGGACTGGATCGCCTTCCGCATCCGGAAGACCGCCTGGTGGCCACCGACCTTCTGCACGTCGGACACCGTCAGGACGTGCTCGTCGGGCATCAGCAGCGACGGCACCGAGTCGATGCCACGCACGCCCAGGCTCTCGGGGACGGGGCCGCCTCCGGCAGCAGAGAACCCGACCTGGAAGCGGCCGACACCGCCGACCTTGAACGTCTTCTTCGTGTCCCCGATCCACTTGGTGTCGATTGTCACCTCGACGTTCTTGCCCTTGATCAGGCCCAGCTTGTTGGCTAGCTTCTCGGCTTCGGTCTTGCCCATGCCCATGGCGTGCGCGGCATCGAGGAACTTCTTCCGGGAGGCGTCCATCTGGGCGGCGACCTTGTCGGCGGGCGCCTGCACAGCCTTCAGCCCATCGACGAGGCCAAGACCAGCGACCGCGATCTTGTCCAGGGCCTCGGAGTTGTTCCGGCCCTTCTCGCTGTGGATGTCGAAGACGTTGCCCGACTTGGTGTACTCGTCGACCAGCTTCTGGCCCGACGCGGTCAGCTTGCCGTGCTTGTCGATCATCTTGTCCGTGACCCCGGCCGACTTCCACAAGGTCGCGGTCGCATCGTCGATCGCTGACTCGAGGTCACGCTGGTCACCACGCAACGCCAGCTGCGCCTTGTAGTTCTTCGTGATCGACTCGGTGTAGGCGTCCAGTGCACTCGACGCGCCCTGAGCTGCGGCGCCGGCGTTCTGGGTGCCGTCGGCGAGGTCCTTGCTTGCGGTCGCGGCGCTGGTTGCTGCCGGCGTCGTTTCACCGACCGCCTGGTTGAACTGCTGTTCCTGCTCGGTCGCCTTCTGGAGATTCGGCCGCAACGCGGCCACGTTCGACTGGATCAGGTTGTAGGCGTCGGCCGCGTCGACCAGCGCATCCTTCGACTCGAAGTAGGCATCCCGGCTTTCCAGGGTGCCCTTCTTCTCGTCCTCCATGTACTGAAGCCGCCACCCGATGGTGGTCTTCTGCTGCTCGTAGGCCCGGTTCACTTCGGCAACCGCGTCGGCCTCGCCCAGCGCAGCGCTGACCATCGTGTCGCCGCTGATCGCGAGCTTCCTCGCCGCGTCCAGGACGCCGTTCTTCTGCAGCGCGTTCGCCACATAAGCGCGGGTGTTCTTCCCGAGCTCACCCGAGTCGGCCTTGATCGCCTCGGTCAGGTCCTTCACCTGCTGCTCAGCGTCAGCGTTCGCCTTCGCCCAGATCCCATAGCCGATCGACGCGACGGTCAGGACCGCGCCGACACCGCCAGCGATCGAGATAGCGCCGCGGGCGCCGATGCTCAGCCCGTCGAACGAGGCCCGCAGACCGTCGACGGTTTCCTTCGCCGACTTCAGAGCCTCGATGCCACGCGCCACCCCGACGAACCCGGCCAGCGCGGCCGCCAGGGCACCGACGGTCCCAACGAGCGGCACGAGTGCGCGCTGATTTGCATCGACCCAGGTCAGGAAGTCGATGCCGGCAGCCTTCGCAGCGGTGATCGCCGGCGCCAGCTTCTCGCCGAGCTCGGCGGACAGATCGGCCGACTTGGCCGCCAGGGTCTTGGCGGTGTTCGCGGTCGAGTCCGCGGTGCGCGCATAGTCGCCCTGGGCGTCGGTGGTCTGCTTCAGGATCGCCGCCTGTGCCGCGAGGATCTTCTGCTGCGGGGTGAGCGCTTCCTTGCTGGTCTTGATCAGGCCCATCCGCATCGCTTCGCTGCGCAGCGTCGCGTCGTCGAGCATCACACCGTAGGCCCGGATCGGTTCCATCTCGCCGCGCATTGCGGCACCGACCGCCTCGACAGCCTGCTCGGTCGAGGTGCCCTTGAAGCTGGCCATATCGCCGGCCAGCTGGGTCATATCGGTAGAGAACTTCGCCAGGTCGTGACCGGCCAAGTTGGCCGACTTCCCGTACGTGCCGAAGGTGTTCGCCGCGTTGATGACCTGCTGCTTCGACAGGCCGATCTTCTCCGCCGCGGTCTCGGACTGGTCAGCGATCTCGCCCATCGAGTCGCCGAAGATGACTGCGGCGGCCGCGGTCGAGTCCTGCAACTCGGCGAAGGAGTCGACGCTGCTCTTGACCAGGTCCCCGATGGCGTGGATACCGACCGCGGCGACCAGGGTCGTGGCCACCCCGCGGAACCGGTCGCCGAACTTCTTCCCGGCGTTGCTGCCAGCCGACTCCGACTGCTTGTCGATCTGCCCGAACGCACCCCTCGTGGCGCCGGCCATCTGCGTCTGCAGCTGCGCCCCAAACTGAGGCACGATCTTCGGGTAGACGCTCACATAGGAGCTGGCAACCTCACCCATTACGCCTCCTTCGGGTCACGCATCGCGGACCGGGTCCGCATGATCTCGTCGGCCTGGGCCTGCACTGAGGCATCGATGACCGGCCCTGACGCTGGCGCATCCCAAGGCATCGGGATCTCGACCTGGGCCAGGGCGGCCAGGACGTCGAGCTGGGCACGCTCAATCCACTCGTGGAGAGAAATCGGCCAGTCGACGAACGCCGCGTAGGAGTAGCTGAAGACGTCCGCCAGAAGTGACTGGGCGTAGTCCTCAGCCAGGGTCAGGGAGTAGTCGAGGCCGGCTCGGTCGGCTCGG
The nucleotide sequence above comes from Propionicimonas paludicola. Encoded proteins:
- a CDS encoding DUF2746 domain-containing protein gives rise to the protein MPAAPAGTPWWAWLIATVIVVGVPALVTWLTQRRTRQDVTAIKEQVANTHTTNLREDLDRLSTALTEGLTKLGADHLAAVESIREDIGGLHSETRDLRKDIAGVRTDARQDRRAVAALREEQADAMKRAVEQHVSDCPLRNPAA
- a CDS encoding YdcF family protein, which codes for MPRTLNVESILAAAESIPDTTGYAQEQNQRREVFDEAKRMWRAWRSSDCSFMVFAVMLVAGLTVSAWRKITLFSGNLVKVLVATGLFREIDVSRYDTLGELTAALQPADAMTGPGHAILVGRGGKRWLSWRNNELGKSTGGRKGRQKGEAVGWVAPYMRSRGWTRVARLIPAAEFLGRILAAYAKGKSWAKPLALFGVRAPSDVKLWRIFLAEMERFTKGVQPDYKPRVVSDSGHAYVVLGGTIAQMKQRLTVALAGLQLNPKSLVIVTGGVVRQGKSEAVWMRDWLLANGVAADRIVTETKASSTVGNARYSLPLLIARKITSATLVSFDSHVRRGQILMLAAQLAIETAGAGIHPTGITWTTPLAYPDKQVAKTKASAATRATIAAHTAAVLGLTKQYQAAL